Genomic segment of Synechococcus sp. A18-25c:
AAAAGGATGCTTTTTTTCCGTATCTACTACAACGTAATCGCAGTGAGCGTTAATTAAAGAACCAATTAGCTCTAGCTCATTTTGAGAAATATTAACAAGCGACAAGGATATAAAGGACTTGGTTCTCCGTATACCTCCAAAATAAGATCCGGGAGAATGTTCATTACTAGAGGATAAAACAACAAAAAAAGAAGCGTTTATACTCTGAGAGTACGAAGAGATTATTTTCAAACGATTTAAGAGATCGGTACTTTCAATCATCGAAAATCAGCATTTAGCTTGGTGATAGGTTGTCCCGCAGCGATAAAAGCTGTCGCTATCAACTTGTTATCAGTACCGACTGTTAAAGGACAAATTCCAACCGGGGGAGACATTGATATTGTATTTTCCAAAGAAATAACATCGCCCTCATGGATATTCATCAAAGCATGCAAAGACTTTTTCTGGGTCCTCCAAGTTTCATACTCTTCAGGAATGACCCCAAAGGAATCTTCTCCACCAATCAGAAAAGATTCATCGATAATATTTTTTAAATCCATTAGTTGTTCATTTGTCTTAGATATAAGTTGATCGGGACCCGGAAGATTGGAATCCAATGTAAAATGAACCTCTAATGCGCTTGCACCCATATGAATCGCATTTATAGGTGCTGCTATACCAACCGTATGATCAGAATAACCGAACTTAAATCCTAGTGACTTAAGAAATGCAATGGAACGCATGTTGACAGATGAAAGAGGAGTTGGATAACTAGAGTTACAATACAAAAATGTTACATCATGTATGGAGTTTTTATATAAACTAGCTACAGCCTCTACATCTTTTTTCGAAGACATACCCGTTGATATAAATAAGTTTAATGGCGAATAGTGATCAATCAAACGACGGTGAAGGTGAATATTATTAAGGTCCATTGATGCAACTTTTATATGCCCCAGCCCAGTTGAAAGTAAGAACTCTAAACTTGAATTATCAAAAGCAGTGCACATAGGGATTTTACCGTATGACCTTATTAATTCAAAACATCGAACAACATCTGATTGGTTAATCTGACAACGATCTAAGAGCTCGAGTATATTTTCATCTTGATCCTGTGCAGACTCAACATGATTGAGTTCCCTTACAGATGATCCAATACGATTCGAGGCCTCATAAAGCTGAAGCTTGACAATGTCTGCCGAAGAGCAGGCATTACGTACAAGATCATCTAATAAACTAAGACTGCCATTATGGTTAATGCCAACCTCAGCAATAATAAGAGGTTTATTTGATCGTTTTGAGCTCGGCTTATGAATACCGGATGATACAATATTACTAGAAAAATATTGACGAGTTAAAGATTTTTGGCCTTCGTCACAAAGAAGGTCTGAAGCAAGTTCTTTTGCTTGACAAAATATGACCTGCATATCATTATAAGCAAAATTTGCACCAGTGCCAATTAGCTCAAGATTTTTGATTCCAGAAAGAAATGAATTGGTTGACTTAAGTTCTAGCTTGTTTTTATGCGTCTGCAACGGATAAACATACGGCTCTATATTAACACTTGTTAGATTAGGTTTTCCAAATCTGGACAAGATAGATGTTAAGGATAAGGAGTCAATTGTC
This window contains:
- a CDS encoding N-acetylneuraminate synthase family protein, which encodes MRFHILGAGPAGLSLAYYLNQHGSKVSVYEKQSIPGGMARSWEWNNFIVDTGPHILHTPLKWIWEDWQRLLENSLFEKQYFAANYKLKNETDYLFDYPINTSQLISSSYWSGTELEELISDLQYYPDDLLCSKSKSFYEYVTGLVGPTIAENFFKVYPEKVWGVSPELLLPDWAPKRIRRVNRTEPFFGDQFCGVSSRGTGYLFENISSLINKKNNSSVLFEHKITGLELDSGRIKALHFADHNSLALDPDDVVISTLPLTTLASFLNYECNLTFRGIASVYLSYEGHNSIIPDPYHWLYFSDPSICFNRITEPTKLCPALNLSYKKDRTYIIAESTFTTDFTSPDVQSFLDTIVERTIDSLSLTSILSRFGKPNLTSVNIEPYVYPLQTHKNKLELKSTNSFLSGIKNLELIGTGANFAYNDMQVIFCQAKELASDLLCDEGQKSLTRQYFSSNIVSSGIHKPSSKRSNKPLIIAEVGINHNGSLSLLDDLVRNACSSADIVKLQLYEASNRIGSSVRELNHVESAQDQDENILELLDRCQINQSDVVRCFELIRSYGKIPMCTAFDNSSLEFLLSTGLGHIKVASMDLNNIHLHRRLIDHYSPLNLFISTGMSSKKDVEAVASLYKNSIHDVTFLYCNSSYPTPLSSVNMRSIAFLKSLGFKFGYSDHTVGIAAPINAIHMGASALEVHFTLDSNLPGPDQLISKTNEQLMDLKNIIDESFLIGGEDSFGVIPEEYETWRTQKKSLHALMNIHEGDVISLENTISMSPPVGICPLTVGTDNKLIATAFIAAGQPITKLNADFR